DNA from Meleagris gallopavo isolate NT-WF06-2002-E0010 breed Aviagen turkey brand Nicholas breeding stock chromosome 12, Turkey_5.1, whole genome shotgun sequence:
aaaaaaactattggAAAATCAAAAGCAATGTACTTGGAGCACTTGAATTAAACCTGTATAGAAGTACATCAGGCAAGGCTCTCTGATGTGATTGCAGAAACATGCTCCCACTGAATCCAGGCAGCAGGTAACCACCATCCTACAAGTGCAGAACTGCTCCCTGAAGTACGGAATCAAAGAATCaaattgagttggaagggacccttcaagaccatctggtccaactgccCCACactgaacaggaacacctacagctgatcaggtgctcagagccccgtccagcctgacctggagTGTCTGCAGGGATTGGGCATCCAGCACCTCTCTGGacacctgtgccagtgcctcaccgccttaattgttaaaaaaataaaaaaaaaaaaaaaaaaaaaacttacttccttatatccagtctaaatgtccctcttttagtttgaaaccatttccccttgtcctgtcactacagaCCCCGCTAAAGTGTCTGTCCCCTCCTTCTCACagcccctttaggtactgagaGGCggctctcaggtctccccacagccccagctctcagttTGTCCTTTTAGAGGTTGTTCCATCCCTcgggtcatttttgtggctctcctcttgATGTGCTCTGACAGGTTCACGTCTCTCCTCTACTGAGGACTCCAGATCTGAACACAGGTGAGATCTCACAGTGCAGACAGAACAGAGGGGCAAATCCTTTCTCTCGCCCTGCTGACCgcgctgctttggatgcagcccaggacacgCTTGGCTTTCCGGACTGCGAcggcacattgctggctcacgcCCAGCTGCCGTCCAGCAGTACCGCCAAGCCTCTTTCGGCAGAGCTGCGTTCCCATCCTTTCTATCCCAGATCTCCTACTCGTTGTCTATGGAGGCTGGAAGTCCACGCACTTAACCCTCCAACGCGCCACGCCACGCCGGGATGTCGCAGCCCTCAGGTGAGGGGGAGGTGCCGCCATCGGCCCACGGGGGCGGTGCGGCGCGGCGCCTCATAGGCGGTGTGCGAGCNNNNNNNNNNNNNNNNNNNNNNNNNNNNNNNNNNNNNNNNNNNNNNNNNNNNNNNNNNNNNNNNNNNNNNNNNNNNNNNNNNNNNNNNNNNNNNNNNNNNTGCGGGGCGGTCGGGGCCGTGCCGCGGTCAGGCCGGCGGGGCGGCTGACGGCTCTCCCTGCCCGCAGAACGAGGTCGCGGTGTCCTGGAGGCCGTCCGCCGAGTTTGCCGGCAACGTGTAAGTGAGCTTAGCGGAAGGAAGCGGGGTCGGGGCGAGGCGGGAGCGGCAGCGCGTTCGGTTTCGTTTCGCCTCGCCTCAGGTACCGCGCCGAGGGCACCGTGGCCGCCCGCCCGCAGCAGGTCTGGGAGTGCATCAAGCCGGTGGCCGGAGGGCTCAGGACCGAGTGGGACCAGAACGTGAAGGACTTCGAGGTGGTGGAGGCCGTCAGCGATGTGAGTGCTGAGCGTGGGTTTGGGGAGTGCACGGCGTTCCTGTTTGTGCCGCTTATGAAACAGCCGGCGTCACGTGCGGGGAAAGGGCTGCgctgtgctgggatgggggATCCGTGCCTCTCCGTACCATTGTGGGAGCAAATTGTTCTCTTGAAGGGCTGCCTTTCTGAAAGGAGCTGCTTTATGTTTTGGGCTAAATAcgatgtatttaaaaaataagtaaataagtatGTCGCTGAAGATCTTGCCCAACAGTGTTAGCGCTGCAAATTGAGGCAAGCAGAATCTCTGTTAGCAGTCTTTCCTGTTCCCTCACAGGTGTTtagagaatcacagagtggctttgggcagaagggaccttaaagcccacccagctccACCCCCTGCCGTGTGCAgtgtgcccccaccagctcaggctgcccacagccccatccaacctggcctggagcacctccagggttggggcacccacagctctgggcagctgcaccCAGCCATCGctgctctctgagtaaagaatttcatcCTAAcgtctaatctaaatttcccctcttttagttactggaaataaaaaggttTCTACCGCACAGAATCAGGGTATCAAGTTGCTTTCTTAACCAATGTGTTATAGAGAAGATATCTTAATGAAAGTCCTGAATAAGAGTAGTGCTTTAATTGTCCACTGAGTGCATGTGTGTGCCAGATTTGCTTTTCAGCGTCTTTTGTGGCATCTTTCCTTAAACAACCTGGGATCAATGCAACAAGGtgtgttttccttcattaaaCCTTCATCAGCATACCATGGTGCCTATTGCCTGTgctgatttgctttttttttctttttttttttttcagtgaacaATGTAATATAACTCATTGATAAGTTCATCAGGTGTAACTGAAAGAGTACAAGGAAGCACAGGGATAGTTAAGCTGTACTTTTGGAAACATCAGCTGATGTAAAGTCCTTTGTAATTTCCAGGCTGTCTCTGTATGCAGAACCACAACCTCTTCGGCTTTCATGAAGATTATTTCACCAAGAGAATTTGTGGATGTGGTCTTAATAAGGCAATATGAGGATGGGACAATGCTATCTGCTGGTAAGATGCCTATGTTTGTGCTGTAATCTtgattaaaagataaaatatttgcGGTCTCTTTGCATTGTTCTTAGGCATAAGTCATATTCttttgtggttggttttttttcatcttcacGCAGTTGTTTGCCTGCTGCAAATCACTGTTTTTATTGCTTCTCTGGTCAGCTGCCCAATTTTCCCCTGCTATTCAAGAATGGTTAGCCAGGAATTTTAATACCTGCTGGAGTGCTGATTCTTAGCAGTCCAAGTGGTCTATACCTCTGTGCTATGGATTTGTTGAAACCCATAGATCAGCAATGCACTTACACAGTGCAATTTCAATAACACTCTCTCAGGGCATCCTAATGCTTGGttcagagctcagcagcagttACTTCTGAATTTAACACTTCTTTAATTTCTCATGTCAGCAGCCAGAGCAGTTTTCTACTTTAATGGTCATTTCTGTGCTTGTGTGATGCAGCCCAACAATAGAAGTGTTATGCTGcttattcttttcaaatatgttttcttcGAGTGAATGtgcttttcagctgctgctttgagtACAAAGGTCTCTTTCCCATCTCCTGTGAAAATGACATAATTCTTGAATGCTTTTTCTTATAGCTACCAATGTGGAACACCCACTGTGTCCCCCTCAAGCAAATTTTGTGAGAGGGTATAATTATCCCTGTGGCTGCTTCTGCATACCTCTTCCAGGGTAAGAAGAGATCTATTTGACCACTATATTTTGAACCCTTTCTTATCCATTGtgcagtgtgtttgtgtgtttgtggcTATATGCAGTGTGTAGTTCCTTGGCAGTGACATGTTTCTATCTTCCTGTGACGTGTAATCGTTATGACTGAGtgccttttctctgctcttttatGCTGTGAGTTGGTCTGTCTTTGAGAGAAGTTTTGAATGTTATAAGAACTGTCGTCATGATTCTTGCTGACCTCTTAAATGGAGATTCAGCAGAGCATAGGTTATGGTCTTAATATTTGCTAAATGTGTATCTAGCTGTTTGTTACACTGCCATAATTTGTAAACAGAATCACGTACTCAATTAGGGCCTAGCTTAAATGTAATTTGACGCACACATTTatagaaattttaaattaatgtgtgttgtttgtttaaaaaaaactaacttAAAAATATCTATCATCACATAGCTCATATATGAGAGTCATTGTAAAGTCCTTAATGTTTTCAAACTTCTGGCTATAAAATCATTTGCATTGTCTTTCAGGGAACCAGACAGGACTCAGCTCCTCAGTTTCTTTCAGACCGATCTTGGTGGCTATCTTCCCCAGACTGTCGTGGATTCCTTCTTTCCAGCTAGCATAGCTGGGTTTTACAGCAATCTGACCAAAGCTGTTAAGGCATTAAAAGCATGATGAGACCAAATGCTGACATCACCAGCTGAGGGTAGAAAATGAACTGGCAGTTTGAGGGTAATGGTCGTGAGAAGTAGGAAGTTGGCTTGTAACACTTTTCTACTGACAAAGATCCTCGGTAAACATGAAATTGTTCAAACTAACGCATACTTTTCTAATAGAATATCCTTCATTTCTATAATTAGATGTCACACCAGAGGCAAGAAGAATCCtgcaagcagcactgctggctttcTGTGGGAGATAAATATACTAGATCTGATCTTCATCAGACTCTATGATTATATCATAAAATCCACTGTACCAGCATTAGTCAGGTACAAGTGAACTCTGTTTCTCTGAAGCTCTGTGTAGACTCCTATGGAACAGTGTTCCTTAACAGACAAATAGGTGACTTCTGGTGCCAGCCCTCACAGAGCTGCTAGGATGTTTCAGAAAACTCAGAATGAATTGGATTGTGTGTAGGATCCCACATGTTTGTTCCCACAGATGTAGATATTTGTGGTAAATATGTCTTAAGTGCTGCTTTTCCTAAATCAAAGTCTAGCAATGCAAATCAGTTAATAAGTCTGTGGGTTGGCCTGTagacacttttctttcttcccctctgcaCCAAGACCAGTCATTTCCACAGGGTCAAACCAAACTGCGCTGATAGAGTGGCAATAAAGAAGATTAAGCACTttacttgcctttttttttttttaacttgcacTTGAAATACTCAGGTATTTCAAACACTTCAgcttcttgtagtgagaggtCTTAACGGGTAAATAATCTTTTCTGTAGCTCAGTCATCACTTGGCAGGCCGTAAGGACATATCTTTAATACTGGCTTACTTCACAGCGCTGACTTGGGAAATCAGCTCCTGATCAAGTGTGTTTTGATGtatgcagcttttaaaaatatgtatggtGCTGGTTACCGTGGGAATGTCAGACATTGCTATGGATTACATAGAgttacaaaaggaaaattaattactGTATTAGCAATTGGTGGGTTGAGATTTTAATGCTGTAACTTGGTTATTTAACAAAGTAATTATACTCTGCTTTTTATCCCTGCATTTGTTTTATGTTGGTGTGGGGCATAGGTTTGTATACAAAGTTTTCCACTGTAATTCTACCCTGTGGAATAGACTTTTTTAAGGAAGCAGTTTTTAATTCAGTCCTTTTTATGTACAAAGATGTAAAAACTTCTATGAGGGTgatgaaataaatacttttttctgcTATACCTTGTTGTCTTTCCTGCTAtatcttcctgtttttctttaaaattgttCCTCCTACTCCTTCACAGGGAACCTTGAAGCACCGCTTGGATCTCCTGCATCTCAGAATTcagtgcagcaaagcagcaaatagCCTTCCCTTTAATTTGCACTCCCCACTAAGTGCGGATATAATGTTTTGGTGAGGGCACTCATTCTTGACTTCTCTGTCCATGGTTGGTCCTTGTTTCCTATTTagtttgctgctttctgtgcttaAAGAAAGGTAACAAATTCAATGAGGAGAGATATGGAACCTGACGATACAGAGGCTCATACTTACTTCCCGAGATGTATTACAGGTTTTAGTCAGGCCTCACGTTCAGTATCTGGGCAAGTCTTTGCAAGATTATGGTAAATTTAATTTGCAGAAAGTTCAGTGAGTGGAGCTCAAGTCACCACTTGCTGTTCCTGCAATTAAACCCTTTGCAGatagtggaattttttttaattagttcttttttaatatttattatatctTTATACTACTCTGAACAACAAAGGCGGTGGTTGAggcttttcattaaaataacttCAGGCTTCTTTTTCTGAGTGCTCAGTGTGTTCTATCCAGAAGCAATTAAGAGCTCTTAACATTCATCCTTCTGCCATCCCAAATCAGAGATGCAAATGTCTTAGCAAAGATCATCCTGTAAGATCTTGGAGTGCCTCCCAGTGAGATGTGCTGCTTCTGACAGTGTGTTTGCACTTCTTTTGATCCTGACAGATGACAGGAAATAGAGGCAATTGAGAAAACATTGAAAGTGAGGTAAGAAAAGCACTGttggaagagggaaaaagaaaaaaaacatccaacTGACCTTGGTGGTTCTGTGTCagttttcaaattgttttgGGAGAGGACACCTTTGGCAAATGACACTGAGGTAATCTGAGGCATTCTGTTCTCGTGGAACTCTATACAGCATATGGAAAGTGGTGCCAGAATACATGCAGCAGCACTTGCTGTGTAGTTTTCAGACCAAATTAGTGTTTTCAGAGTAAAAGTTTGAATTCAGAAGGCTGAATTTCTAAATACTGACACTTTTCCTTACAAAAATTAcacaaagatatttaaaataacatgcACTCTTGTTTCTAGATGGCCTTCCTGTTCTTGGCTCTGGTCCCGTGAGATCTCTGACCAAAGGAATGTCAGAAGAACCTTCACTCTATTTCCCTCAGCTTCCTGCCTCACCCTAGCAATACTATGAGAcgctccctttttttttttttgtccctagTGTTTGTGTGCTGGAGTCAACACAGCTCTTTCAGCTGCTATTAGAAAGCTATCCTAGTCGGTTTTAGGCTGTTCTGCAGTTTGAATAGAAAAGTTGGAGTTTTTCAGGGCACGTTGTATTTTTGAAACACTGAGTTGCATCCTACTTCCTCTGCGTTTTACAGATGCTGTGTTTCTGTCTTTCATTGTGGGTGGGTACATTCCCTCCTCTTAgataaagcagaaagcaaaactaGTAAAGCAGAAGTGAACACTTTGTTGCAGGGTGTGCTCTCAGTCTTTAAGAGAATGGCTTAAAATAAGAGTACTATCGCTTTCACATCTTATTACAACCAGTATATTATTTATAAAGTCATTTTTTGTTATCATTTGACACTGAAacaattttctgaaatagtAATCATGTATGTTTTGTACACATCTTCTCATTTTAACCCAAACAGCTGTCTCTAACAGGCAGTAAAATTCCATATACAGTTTCAGAGTATCATGCCACGCTAGCCAGATGTCTGTAAGTGATAAACCACAccatctctttttgtttgtaatATTGGCAGTAGTCTAATTATTCCTCTTATAAAGTTTCCGATGCCTTCTTGGTAACAGAGCTTGGATTCTTTCTTCTGATGATAGCTGTGGTGGGCCCATCAGGTAATGCCTTGATTATATTCCACGCTTCAAAACGAGTGAGTCCTTGCAAGGCTGTGGTGTGCACCTGTAATAGCTCATCACCAGGCTGAACTGGGCTGCTTTGCTCCAGTGAGGTTCCTGTagggggaggaagaaaaatagtaaGAATTCTCTCTGTGGGGGAGATTTTAATTAGTCTTTCACTCATTAGGGTTCGCTATCCTGTTTGGTATAAATCACCTGTTCCCAGGAGGCAAAAACTACTTGCATTGCATGGGATAATGCTGCATTTacaaaaaatctcttttaatGAGTATAAATCAGCAGTCAGTTATGAACTACTCTATTTTTTATCAACGAAGAACCTGCCAGCTAcacactgaagtatttttacCTTTAAATATCCTGTTGATGATGATGGGTTTATCTCCATGAATAGAGCCCTTCCCACCTTCCAGACTGAATCCCAAAccagcagctgatttttctAGAGTTATAGTGCAGATTGTATCTTCAGCTgctggaaataaatggaaagttAGCAGGTGGGTACGAAAATACCTGGAAAACTGTAAGATCTGATAAAAGAAATGAgcttctgttctgtttgcaaAGGCAAACAGCCAAATTGAAATGGTAGCTTTTAATTTTAtggtaatttttaattttgtgattGATTGCCCCTTTGGGAAGCTGGAGAGAGAATGTTGTGTTTGAACTcatagaaatttaaaaatgaaagagtgaTATTTTCTGGAactaaaaaaatctgttcaggGAACCAAATTTGCAGTAAGCATACTTGATTTGACATTTATTAACCAGAAAGCTGCAATTTAATCTGCCCACATATTGTGGATGTAGCCACCTGCTACATCAATCACTAGCACGTTTTTTAAACCAATAACTCTTTCACAAAGACAAATAATTCTTGTAAAGTGAAAACTTCAAATTAGGAAACCATAGTATCAGAATTCAGAATCactaaattttcattttaaccGTAGTTAGGCCTGTTACTAGAATAACAGTACTTACATGCTTTCAGAAATTCATGTGGAGGATCTCACTGTTGGTTGTTGGTTGGTTTCCTGGTTTGGtttgatctgattttttttcagagggtTCATTTACTTCAGAAATCCATTAATTCTTTCTAAATCTATCTCAAATACCTCTTTCAGGAATGTTTCATGAACTGCGTTGTCCCTGATCACAGATTCACCCAGCCTGAGCAGGTAGCAGCTGCGAGGTAATGCTGCTGAACTTACCTGATTCTTGTGAGGCATCACTTGCAACTGAAGATGTGCTAGAGCCAATTGAAACGTTGTGACTTTTTTCTCCGTCTTTTGCTTTCCTAGTGACAACAACAGCTTGTCTGGGTTGTCGAGCTTGTCGCATGATCATTGAGGCATCGTTGTGAGTCGCCCCTTTAAAAGACTTTCCATTAATGGATAGTACTTCATCTCCTTTCTGAATAGTTCCTTCCTGAAATGCTAGTCCGTTGGGAAACACCTTGTGAACCTATTGAAAAGCCCCATTACCACATTGACAcacaagaaaagaggaaaaaaaaaagaaattagttaATAGTTTTCACTGTGCgtattttccattctttgccaGATGGTTGCTTCCTGCTGTTGAGGGCTGTTGGCTTTAAGAACTGTTGGGTGGGAGGGTAATACCCAAGGAAACAGGACACTTCTGCTAATAATTGCCTGGAGATGACAGCTCTGTGCATTCTCGCTCACAACCAAGATTTTTCTGACCCTATGTCAACTGCTGCCTACTTTAATTATGCCAAAAGTCAACCTCAGTAGTAGAAAATCAGAAAGCTATATGTATTTTTAGAGAGAGTAGTtgttttcagagtattttttgagaaagatGCTACTTACTGTTATCACTTTATTTTCTAGATCTATGCCCCCTGCCAAACTGAATCCAAGcccagtgttttcttctttatgcagAATTGTAACAT
Protein-coding regions in this window:
- the STARD5 gene encoding stAR-related lipid transfer protein 5, with the protein product AGRSGPCRGQAGGAADGSPCPQNEVAVSWRPSAEFAGNVYRAEGTVAARPQQVWECIKPVAGGLRTEWDQNVKDFEVVEAVSDAVSVCRTTTSSAFMKIISPREFVDVVLIRQYEDGTMLSAATNVEHPLCPPQANFVRGYNYPCGCFCIPLPGEPDRTQLLSFFQTDLGGYLPQTVVDSFFPASIAGFYSNLTKAVKALKA